Below is a window of Flavobacterium cyclinae DNA.
CTGAAAGACAAAATAAAAGTTATCGACAAACAAATGGCTACGCAACGAAGCAATCGTGGAGCTATGGTTCGTGTAGCCTTAGTGGGTTACACAAATGTGGGTAAATCAACCTTAATGAATGCAGTGGGTAAAAGTGATGTTTTCGTAGAGAATAAATTATTCGCAACCTTAGATACCACGGTTCGTAAAACGGTAATAAAGAATTTACCTTTTCTTTTAAGCGATACGGTTGGATTTATTAGAAAACTACCAACACAATTAGTTGAGTCGTTTAAAAGCACCTTAGATGAAGTGAGAGAAGCCGATTTACTATTACACGTGGTTGATATTTCACATCCCGATTTTGAAGATCATATTGCATCGGTAAATCAAATTTTACAAGACATTAAAAGTGCTGACAAACCAACCATCATGGTTTTCAATAAAATTGATGCATTTAAATCGGTTTATTTTGATGAAAACGATTTAAGTGTTGAAAAAACAACGAAACATTATACACTTGAAGATTGGAAACAAACTTGGATGAGCAAATTAGGAGAAAATAGAACCTTGTTTATTTCGGCAACTGAAAAAGCTAACTTTGAAGAATTCAGAGAAAAGGTGTATGAAGCGGTTAGAGAAATTCACATTACAAGATTTCCGTACAACAAGTTTTTATATCCAGATTATAAAGATGCTGTTGAAAACGAATAAAAAAAGACCTCAATAGAGGTCTTTTTATTTTGATTTGTATAATGGTACCGCAGAACAAGCTTCTCCAAACATTACACTTTTAGCCACTTTCATTAATTTCTGAATAGCCAAAGTATATACTGGGTTAGGTACTGCTTTTTTTGAACACCCTTTTAATATTACAGGTTTTTGAAAATAATCGGTGTAGTCGAGTTTATTCA
It encodes the following:
- the hflX gene encoding GTPase HflX, with product MLEKEVIDFEKSIIVGIVTQNQSEDKLNEYLDELEFLTYTAGGTVIKRFSQKMDKPNPKTFVGTGKLEEIKYFIKDNDIKTVIFDDELTPSQQKNITRELDCKVLDRTNLILDIFAQRAETSYARTQVELAQCQYLLPRLTGMWTHLERQKGGIGMRGPGETEIETDRRIVRDRISLLKDKIKVIDKQMATQRSNRGAMVRVALVGYTNVGKSTLMNAVGKSDVFVENKLFATLDTTVRKTVIKNLPFLLSDTVGFIRKLPTQLVESFKSTLDEVREADLLLHVVDISHPDFEDHIASVNQILQDIKSADKPTIMVFNKIDAFKSVYFDENDLSVEKTTKHYTLEDWKQTWMSKLGENRTLFISATEKANFEEFREKVYEAVREIHITRFPYNKFLYPDYKDAVENE